Proteins from one Mycobacterium sp. SMC-2 genomic window:
- a CDS encoding phospho-sugar mutase: MTPEEWIAHDPDPATAAELAACGPDELAARFAQPLRFGTAGLRGPVRGGPDAMNVAVVSRATWAVAQVLAARGLAGSPVIVGRDSRHGSAVFATITAEVLAAHGFSVILLPGPVPTPVVAFAVRHTGAAAGIQITASHNPKTDNGYKVYADGGIQIVSPTDREIEAAMAAAPPADEIDRAPVDPAVTDLVERYIARAAGVRRGTGSVRVALTPLHGVGGAVAVEALQRAGFGQVHTVGAQFAPDPDFPTVAFPNPEEPGATDALLALAADVTADVAIALDPDADRCAVGIPTGSGWRILSGDETGWLLGDYILGRIADPRTAVVASTVVSSRMLAAIARDHKATHVETLTGFKWLARADADVPGGTLVYAYEEAIGHCVDPDAVRDKDGISAAVLVCDLVAALRDQGRSVAGALDDLARRYGVHDVAAVSRRVADTAEAAELMRRLRETPPAALAGFGATVTDITDALIFTGGDDETSVRLVVRPSGTEPKLKCYMEVRCAVAGGLDDARRRAGALRDELVSTARSL; encoded by the coding sequence ATGACGCCCGAAGAGTGGATCGCGCACGATCCCGACCCGGCGACGGCCGCCGAACTGGCCGCCTGCGGTCCCGACGAGCTGGCGGCGCGATTCGCCCAGCCGCTCAGGTTCGGCACCGCGGGCCTGCGCGGTCCGGTGCGCGGCGGGCCCGACGCCATGAACGTCGCGGTGGTGTCGCGCGCCACCTGGGCGGTGGCGCAGGTGCTGGCCGCGCGCGGCCTGGCCGGCTCGCCGGTGATCGTCGGGCGCGACTCCCGGCACGGTTCCGCCGTTTTCGCCACGATCACCGCTGAAGTGCTTGCCGCGCATGGCTTTTCGGTGATTTTGCTGCCCGGGCCGGTGCCGACGCCGGTGGTGGCGTTCGCCGTGCGTCACACCGGTGCCGCCGCAGGGATACAGATCACCGCGTCGCACAACCCGAAGACCGACAACGGCTACAAGGTCTACGCCGACGGCGGCATCCAGATCGTCTCGCCCACCGATCGCGAGATCGAGGCCGCGATGGCCGCCGCTCCCCCGGCCGACGAAATCGACCGCGCGCCGGTGGATCCCGCGGTCACCGATCTGGTGGAGCGTTACATCGCGCGGGCCGCGGGGGTGCGGCGAGGCACCGGTTCGGTGCGGGTGGCCCTGACGCCGCTGCACGGGGTGGGCGGCGCCGTGGCCGTGGAGGCATTGCAGCGCGCGGGCTTTGGCCAGGTGCACACCGTCGGAGCGCAGTTCGCACCGGACCCCGACTTCCCCACCGTCGCCTTCCCCAACCCCGAGGAACCCGGCGCCACCGACGCGCTGCTCGCCCTGGCCGCCGACGTCACGGCCGACGTCGCGATCGCGCTGGATCCCGACGCCGACCGGTGCGCGGTCGGCATCCCCACCGGGTCGGGGTGGCGGATACTGTCCGGAGATGAAACTGGTTGGCTGCTAGGCGATTACATCTTGGGGCGGATCGCCGACCCTCGGACGGCGGTGGTGGCCAGCACCGTGGTGTCGTCGCGGATGCTGGCGGCGATCGCGCGTGACCACAAAGCCACCCACGTCGAAACCCTCACCGGATTCAAGTGGCTGGCGCGCGCCGACGCCGACGTGCCCGGCGGCACCCTGGTCTACGCCTACGAGGAGGCGATCGGGCACTGCGTCGACCCGGACGCCGTGCGCGACAAGGACGGCATCAGCGCCGCGGTGCTGGTGTGCGATCTCGTTGCCGCGCTGAGGGACCAGGGCCGCTCGGTGGCCGGCGCGCTCGATGATCTGGCGCGGCGGTACGGCGTACACGATGTCGCGGCGGTGTCGCGCCGGGTTGCCGACACCGCCGAGGCCGCCGAACTGATGCGTCGGCTGCGGGAGACACCACCGGCGGCGCTGGCCGGGTTCGGCGCAACCGTCACCGACATCACCGACGCGCTGATCTTCACCGGCGGTGACGACGAGACTTCGGTCAGGCTGGTGGTGCGGCCGTCCGGGACCGAGCCGAAGCTGAAGTGCTACATGGAGGTTCGTTGCGCGGTGGCCGGTGGCCTCGACGATGCCCGGCGGCGGGCCGGCGCGCTGCGCGACGAGCTGGTGTCCACAGCACGCAGCTTATAG
- a CDS encoding purine-nucleoside phosphorylase: protein MNDPEPGELARLAARVIGQRTGVPEHDVAIVLGSGWRPAADALGPPTAVLPQADVPGFAAPTAVGHTGELMSARVGERRVLVLVGRVHAYEGHDLCHVVHPVRAACAAGARVVVLTNAAGGLRPDLAVGQPVLISDHLNLTARSPLVGPQFVDLTDAYAPRLRDLARRVDPGLTEGVYAGLSGPHYETPAEVRMLRALGADLVGMSTVHETIAARAAGAEVLGVSLVTNLAAGISGAPLSHAEVLAAGAASASRMGALLASVVARL, encoded by the coding sequence GTGAACGACCCCGAACCCGGCGAGCTGGCGCGGCTGGCGGCGCGGGTCATCGGGCAGCGCACCGGCGTGCCCGAGCACGACGTCGCGATCGTGCTCGGATCGGGATGGCGCCCGGCGGCCGACGCCCTCGGCCCCCCGACCGCCGTGCTACCGCAGGCCGACGTGCCCGGGTTCGCGGCGCCGACCGCCGTCGGGCATACCGGCGAGCTGATGTCGGCGCGCGTCGGCGAGCGCCGGGTGCTGGTGCTGGTCGGCCGGGTGCACGCCTACGAGGGCCATGACCTGTGCCACGTGGTGCATCCGGTGCGGGCGGCGTGCGCCGCGGGGGCGCGCGTCGTCGTGCTCACCAATGCGGCAGGCGGCCTGCGGCCCGACCTGGCGGTCGGCCAGCCGGTGCTGATCAGCGACCACCTCAACCTGACCGCGCGCTCGCCGTTGGTCGGGCCGCAGTTCGTGGACCTGACCGACGCCTACGCGCCGCGGCTGCGGGACCTCGCCCGCCGGGTCGACCCGGGGCTGACCGAGGGCGTCTACGCCGGCCTGTCGGGGCCGCATTACGAGACGCCCGCCGAGGTGCGCATGCTGCGGGCGCTGGGCGCCGACCTGGTCGGCATGTCGACCGTGCACGAGACCATCGCGGCCCGGGCGGCCGGCGCCGAGGTGCTGGGGGTGTCGCTGGTGACCAACCTGGCCGCCGGGATCAGCGGTGCGCCGCTGAGCCACGCCGAGGTGCTCGCCGCCGGAGCCGCGTCGGCAAGCCGGATGGGCGCGCTGCTGGCGAGCGTCGTCGCCAGGTTGTAG
- a CDS encoding cutinase family protein: MSLFSITGGPVATSRAEGCPDVQLIFARGTAEPPGLGVAGDALLAALQPALGSRSVDAYAVNYPASYNFLQTADAANDARDHIAQMADQCPATKLVLGGFSQGAAAVSMLAGVPPLGERIGNFGSAPALDPGLANKVVAVAVFGNPGNRFNTPLSTTGLFAGRAIDICVPGDPVCVVGGRDRDAHHDYGVPPYPGQAAGFVARLV; the protein is encoded by the coding sequence GTGTCGCTTTTTTCGATCACGGGTGGTCCGGTGGCGACTTCGCGGGCCGAGGGATGCCCCGATGTGCAACTCATCTTCGCCCGCGGCACCGCCGAGCCGCCCGGCCTCGGGGTCGCGGGGGATGCGCTGCTCGCCGCGCTGCAGCCGGCCCTCGGCTCGCGCAGCGTCGACGCCTACGCGGTGAACTATCCGGCCAGCTACAACTTCCTGCAAACCGCTGACGCCGCCAACGACGCGCGCGACCACATCGCGCAGATGGCCGACCAGTGCCCGGCGACGAAGCTGGTGCTCGGCGGCTTCTCGCAGGGCGCCGCCGCGGTGTCGATGCTGGCCGGGGTGCCGCCGCTGGGCGAGCGCATCGGCAACTTCGGATCGGCGCCGGCGCTGGATCCCGGCCTGGCCAACAAGGTCGTGGCGGTCGCGGTTTTCGGCAACCCCGGCAACCGCTTCAACACGCCGCTGTCGACGACGGGTCTGTTCGCCGGCCGCGCCATCGACATCTGCGTCCCCGGTGATCCGGTGTGCGTCGTCGGCGGTCGCGACCGGGATGCGCACCACGATTACGGCGTGCCGCCCTACCCCGGACAGGCGGCGGGATTCGTCGCCCGGCTGGTGTAG
- a CDS encoding M20 family metallopeptidase — MPTTALDNPSDRVEDVVRRRGSDLVELSHAIHAEPELAFAEHRSCAKAQTLVAERGFEITASAGGLDTAFRADFGSGPLTVGVCAEYDALPEIGHACGHNIIAASAVGAALALAEVADDLGLRVALIGTPAEEAGGGKVLLLRAGVFDDVAAAVMLHPGPVDIAAARSLALSEATVHYRGKESHAAVAPHQGINAADAVTVAQVAIGVLRQQLAPGQLVHGIVTDGGQAVNVIPGHATLQYAMRALESDSLKQLEGRMYACFAAGALATGCEYDIENPAPAYDELTPDQWLADIFREEMRRLGRDPLGREFEEALPMGSTDMGNVTQLLPGIHPVVGIEAGGAMVHQRAFTTAAAGPSADRAVVEGAIMLARTVVQLAQTPAERDRVMAAHERRAHA; from the coding sequence ATGCCCACCACCGCATTGGACAACCCCTCAGACAGGGTCGAGGATGTCGTGCGGCGACGTGGCTCCGATCTGGTTGAGCTGTCCCACGCCATCCACGCCGAGCCCGAGCTGGCGTTCGCCGAGCATCGCAGTTGCGCAAAGGCCCAGACGCTGGTCGCCGAGCGCGGTTTCGAGATCACCGCGTCCGCCGGGGGGCTGGACACCGCCTTCCGCGCCGACTTCGGCAGCGGGCCGCTGACCGTCGGGGTGTGCGCCGAATACGACGCGCTGCCCGAGATCGGGCACGCCTGCGGGCACAACATCATCGCCGCGTCGGCGGTGGGCGCCGCGCTGGCGCTCGCCGAGGTCGCCGACGACCTGGGCCTGCGGGTGGCGCTGATCGGTACCCCCGCCGAGGAGGCGGGCGGCGGCAAGGTGCTGCTGCTGCGGGCCGGCGTCTTCGACGACGTCGCGGCGGCCGTGATGCTGCATCCCGGGCCCGTCGACATCGCCGCGGCCCGCTCGCTGGCCCTGTCGGAAGCGACCGTGCACTACCGTGGCAAGGAATCCCATGCCGCCGTCGCGCCGCATCAGGGGATCAATGCCGCCGACGCCGTGACCGTCGCGCAGGTGGCCATCGGGGTGTTGCGGCAGCAACTGGCCCCGGGCCAACTGGTGCACGGGATCGTCACCGACGGCGGGCAGGCGGTCAACGTTATCCCGGGGCACGCGACGCTGCAGTACGCGATGCGGGCGCTCGAATCGGATTCGCTGAAACAGCTGGAGGGCAGGATGTACGCGTGCTTCGCCGCGGGTGCGCTGGCCACCGGCTGCGAATACGACATCGAGAACCCGGCACCCGCGTACGACGAACTCACGCCCGACCAATGGCTCGCCGACATCTTTCGCGAGGAGATGCGCCGGCTCGGTCGCGACCCGTTGGGCCGCGAGTTCGAGGAGGCGCTGCCCATGGGCAGCACCGACATGGGCAACGTGACGCAGCTGCTGCCGGGAATCCACCCGGTCGTCGGGATCGAGGCCGGCGGGGCCATGGTGCACCAGCGCGCGTTCACCACCGCCGCCGCCGGCCCCAGCGCCGACCGCGCTGTCGTCGAGGGCGCGATCATGCTGGCCCGCACGGTGGTTCAGCTGGCCCAGACGCCCGCCGAACGCGACCGCGTCATGGCCGCGCACGAGCGGCGGGCGCACGCATGA
- a CDS encoding M20 family metallopeptidase: MSLADAATSWLAAHHDDLVEWRRHIHRYPELGRQEYATTQFVAERLADAGLNPKVLPGGTGLVCDLGPEQEPRIALRADMDALPMAERTGAPYTSTMPNVAHACGHDAHTAILLGTALTLASVPELPVGVRLIFQAAEELMPGGAIDAIAAGAITGVSRIFALHCDPRLEVGQIAVRHGPITSAADQIEITLYSPGGHTSRPHLTADLVYGLGTLITGLPGVLSRRIDPRNGTVLVWGAVNAGVAANAIPQTGVLGGTVRTASRQTWVGLEEIIREAVSALLAPLGIEHTLQYRRGVPPVVNEDVSTRILTHAIEAIGPDALADTRQSGGGEDFSWYLEEVPGAMARLGVWSGQGPQLDLHQPTFDLDERALAIGLRVMVNIVEQSALF, encoded by the coding sequence ATGAGCCTCGCCGACGCCGCCACCTCCTGGCTGGCCGCACACCACGACGACCTGGTCGAGTGGCGCCGGCACATCCACCGCTACCCCGAGCTGGGCCGCCAGGAGTACGCCACCACCCAGTTCGTCGCCGAGCGGTTGGCCGACGCGGGGCTCAACCCCAAGGTGCTGCCCGGGGGCACCGGACTGGTCTGCGACCTCGGCCCCGAGCAGGAGCCGAGGATCGCGCTGCGGGCCGACATGGACGCGCTGCCCATGGCCGAGCGGACCGGCGCGCCCTACACGTCGACCATGCCCAACGTCGCGCACGCGTGCGGCCACGACGCCCACACCGCGATCCTGCTCGGCACCGCGCTGACCCTGGCGTCGGTGCCGGAGCTGCCGGTCGGGGTGCGGCTGATCTTCCAGGCCGCCGAGGAGCTGATGCCCGGCGGCGCGATCGACGCCATCGCCGCCGGCGCGATCACCGGGGTGTCACGGATCTTCGCCCTGCACTGCGACCCCCGGCTCGAGGTCGGCCAGATCGCGGTCCGGCACGGCCCCATCACCTCGGCGGCCGACCAGATCGAGATCACCCTGTACTCACCCGGTGGCCACACGTCGCGGCCGCACCTGACCGCCGACCTGGTCTACGGCCTCGGCACGCTGATCACCGGGCTGCCCGGGGTGCTGTCGCGCCGCATCGACCCGCGCAACGGCACCGTGCTGGTGTGGGGTGCGGTCAACGCCGGGGTGGCCGCCAACGCCATCCCGCAGACCGGGGTGCTGGGCGGCACGGTCCGCACCGCGAGCCGGCAGACCTGGGTCGGGCTCGAGGAGATCATCCGGGAGGCGGTGTCGGCGCTGCTGGCGCCGCTGGGCATCGAACACACGCTGCAGTACCGGCGCGGCGTGCCGCCGGTGGTCAACGAGGACGTCTCGACACGCATCCTGACCCACGCGATCGAGGCCATCGGCCCCGACGCGCTGGCCGACACCCGCCAGTCGGGCGGGGGTGAGGACTTCTCCTGGTACCTCGAGGAGGTTCCCGGCGCGATGGCGCGCTTGGGCGTCTGGTCGGGCCAGGGGCCGCAGCTCGATCTGCACCAGCCGACGTTCGACCTCGACGAGCGGGCCCTGGCGATCGGCCTGCGCGTGATGGTCAACATCGTCGAACAGTCGGCTTTGTTCTAG
- a CDS encoding endonuclease domain-containing protein, translated as MHPELSMLLDAQGGVVTSAQALRFLSRRGLEAHVNAGALHKVWHGIYGRGRLTTALQLRGLDLATGTSVAACMGTAAAVYGFDTEATPDLHVVEPDGRRLRSADGLVVHRRDGAPLTTVGGRPATAPAWTAIEVARSLRRPRALATLDAALRSGRCGRDEMRRMLTLQSGRRGVVNIRELLPLASALAESPMESEARLVMIDGGLPEPVLQYEVVDLKGNVWRLDFAWPEYRVAAEYDGVDWHSGPEAFRRDRRRGGVLQDLGWVVVPIIAEDVRCRPRELVARIERRLEHARAA; from the coding sequence ATGCACCCAGAGCTCAGCATGCTGCTCGACGCGCAGGGCGGAGTCGTCACATCCGCCCAGGCCTTGCGGTTCCTTTCCCGCCGCGGCCTGGAGGCACACGTGAATGCCGGTGCCCTACATAAGGTTTGGCATGGCATCTACGGCCGGGGCCGACTCACAACTGCCCTGCAACTTCGCGGGCTTGACCTGGCCACCGGCACGAGCGTCGCAGCTTGCATGGGTACAGCCGCGGCAGTCTACGGTTTCGACACGGAGGCGACGCCCGATCTGCACGTCGTCGAGCCTGATGGCCGGCGGTTGCGATCGGCCGACGGCCTGGTGGTGCATCGGCGGGACGGCGCACCACTGACCACGGTCGGCGGACGGCCGGCTACCGCGCCCGCGTGGACGGCGATAGAGGTCGCCCGCAGCCTGCGCCGGCCGCGAGCCCTGGCCACGCTGGATGCGGCGCTGCGCAGCGGAAGGTGCGGCCGCGACGAGATGAGACGGATGCTCACGCTGCAGTCCGGGCGCCGCGGCGTCGTCAACATACGCGAGTTGCTGCCGTTGGCTTCCGCGCTGGCCGAGTCGCCGATGGAGAGCGAGGCGCGGTTGGTCATGATCGACGGCGGGTTACCCGAGCCGGTACTGCAGTACGAGGTCGTGGACCTAAAGGGAAACGTCTGGCGGCTCGACTTCGCCTGGCCCGAGTACCGCGTCGCGGCCGAGTACGACGGCGTCGACTGGCACAGCGGGCCGGAGGCTTTCCGTCGTGACCGTCGGCGCGGCGGGGTGTTGCAGGACTTGGGCTGGGTGGTCGTGCCGATCATCGCCGAGGACGTGAGGTGCCGGCCTCGCGAACTCGTCGCTCGCATCGAGCGGCGATTGGAGCATGCCCGGGCGGCGTGA
- a CDS encoding gamma-glutamylcyclotransferase → MPLYAAYGSNMDPEQMLKRAPHSPMAGTGWLHGWRLTFGGEDIGWEGALATVVEDPTSKVFVVLYDMTPADEKNLDRWEGSEFGVHKKIRCRVERISSDTSTDPVLAWLYVLDAWEGGLPSARYLGVMADAAEIAGAPADYVHNLRTRPAHNVGPGTG, encoded by the coding sequence GTGCCGCTCTACGCCGCCTACGGGTCGAACATGGATCCCGAGCAGATGCTCAAGCGCGCACCCCATTCGCCGATGGCCGGAACCGGCTGGCTGCACGGCTGGCGGTTGACGTTCGGGGGCGAGGACATCGGCTGGGAAGGCGCGCTGGCCACCGTCGTCGAAGACCCGACTTCCAAGGTGTTCGTGGTCCTCTACGACATGACCCCGGCCGACGAGAAGAACCTCGACCGGTGGGAGGGCTCGGAGTTCGGCGTCCACAAGAAGATCCGGTGCCGGGTGGAGCGCATCTCGTCGGACACCAGCACCGACCCCGTGCTCGCGTGGCTGTATGTGCTCGACGCCTGGGAGGGCGGCCTGCCCTCGGCCCGGTACCTGGGAGTGATGGCCGATGCGGCCGAAATCGCCGGAGCGCCAGCCGATTACGTGCACAACCTGCGGACTCGGCCCGCCCATAACGTCGGCCCGGGCACGGGGTGA
- a CDS encoding NAD(P)H-quinone dehydrogenase: MATRIVILGGGPAGYEAALVAATSHPDTTHVTVIDSDGIGGAAVLDDCVPSKTFIASTWLRTELRRAPRLGFDIDLDDAKISLPQIHARVKQLATEQSADITEQLLGMGVHVVAGRAELIDPTPGLACHRVRATAADGTVSEYEADVVLIATGASPRILPSARPDGERILTWRQLYNLEALPERLVVVGSGVTGAEFVHAYTELGVPVTVVASRDRVLPYEDADAALVLEEAFSERGVELVKNARAQSVTRTDHGVLVTLADGRTVEGSHALMTIGSVPNTGGLGLDRVGIELGRGGYLTVDRVSRTSVAGIYAAGDCTGLLPLASVAAMQGRIAMYHALGEGVSPIRLRTVAATVFTRPEIAAVGVPQTMIDDGSVPARTIMLPLRTNARAKMSGLRQGFVKMFCRKSTGVVIGGVVVAPIASELILPIAVAVQNRITVNELAQTLAVYPSLSGSITEAARRLMAHDDLD, from the coding sequence GTGGCGACCCGCATCGTGATCCTCGGTGGCGGCCCGGCCGGTTACGAAGCCGCGCTGGTGGCCGCCACCTCACACCCCGACACCACCCACGTCACCGTGATCGACTCCGACGGGATCGGCGGCGCGGCCGTGCTGGATGACTGCGTGCCGTCCAAGACGTTCATCGCCTCGACCTGGCTGCGCACCGAGTTGCGCCGCGCGCCGCGGCTGGGGTTCGACATCGACCTCGACGACGCCAAGATCTCGCTGCCGCAGATTCACGCCCGGGTCAAGCAACTCGCCACGGAGCAGTCGGCCGACATCACCGAACAGCTGCTCGGCATGGGTGTGCACGTGGTCGCCGGGCGCGCCGAGCTGATCGACCCCACGCCCGGGCTGGCCTGCCACCGCGTCAGGGCGACCGCGGCCGACGGCACCGTCAGCGAGTACGAGGCCGACGTCGTGCTGATCGCGACCGGCGCCAGCCCGCGGATCCTGCCGTCGGCCCGGCCCGACGGCGAGCGCATCCTGACCTGGCGGCAGCTCTACAACCTCGAGGCGCTGCCCGAACGCCTCGTCGTGGTCGGATCGGGCGTCACCGGCGCCGAGTTCGTGCACGCCTACACCGAGCTGGGCGTGCCGGTGACGGTGGTCGCCAGCCGGGACCGCGTGCTGCCCTACGAGGACGCCGACGCCGCGCTGGTCCTGGAGGAGGCGTTCTCCGAGCGCGGCGTCGAGTTGGTCAAGAACGCCCGCGCCCAGTCGGTCACCCGCACAGACCACGGCGTGCTGGTCACCCTGGCCGACGGGCGCACCGTCGAGGGCAGCCACGCCCTGATGACCATCGGGTCGGTGCCCAACACCGGCGGCCTCGGGCTGGACCGGGTGGGCATCGAGCTGGGCCGCGGCGGCTATTTGACCGTGGACCGGGTGTCGCGGACCTCGGTGGCCGGCATCTACGCCGCCGGAGACTGCACCGGCCTGCTGCCGCTGGCCTCGGTGGCCGCCATGCAGGGCCGGATCGCGATGTACCACGCGCTGGGCGAGGGCGTCAGCCCGATCCGGTTGCGCACGGTGGCGGCGACGGTGTTCACCCGGCCCGAGATCGCGGCCGTCGGCGTGCCGCAGACGATGATCGACGACGGTTCGGTGCCGGCCCGCACGATCATGCTGCCGCTGCGGACCAACGCGCGGGCCAAGATGTCGGGTCTGCGACAGGGTTTCGTGAAGATGTTCTGCCGCAAGTCCACCGGCGTGGTGATCGGCGGCGTGGTGGTGGCCCCGATCGCCTCCGAGCTTATCCTGCCCATCGCCGTGGCCGTCCAAAACCGGATCACCGTCAACGAGCTGGCCCAGACGCTCGCCGTTTACCCGTCGTTGTCGGGATCGATAACCGAGGCCGCTCGTCGGCTGATGGCGCACGACGATCTCGACTAG
- a CDS encoding glycerol-3-phosphate dehydrogenase/oxidase: MTDPIHVPSELGAPVSVLGPQHREVAWERLGTEQFDVVVIGGGVVGSGCALDAATRGLKVALVEARDFASGTSSRSSKMFHGGLRYLEQLEFGLVREALYERELSLTTLAPHLVKPMPFLFPLTNRVWERPYVAAGIFLYDRMGGAKSVPAQKHLTRAGALRLSPGLKRSALIGGIRYYDTVVDDARHTMTVARTAAHYGAVVRTSSQVVALLREGDRVTGVRVRDSEDGAVTEVRGHVVVNATGVWTDEIQALSKQRGRFQVRASKGVHVVVPRDRIVSDVAIILRTEKSVMFVIPWGSHWIIGTTDTDWDLDLAHPAATKADIDYILQTVNTVLAIPLTHADIDGVYAGLRPLLAGESEETSKLSREHAVAVPAPGLVAIAGGKYTTYRVMAADAIDAAAQFIPARVAPSITEKVSLLGADGYFALVNQAEHVAALQGLHPYRVRHLLDRYGSLIGDVLGLAAGNADLLSPIKEAPGYLKVEALYAVTAEGALHLEDILARRMRISIEYSHRGVDCAREVADVVAPVLGWSAGDVEREVANYCARVEAEILSQAQPDDVSADELRASAPEARAEILEPVPLN, translated from the coding sequence GTGACCGATCCGATCCACGTGCCCAGCGAGTTGGGCGCGCCGGTGTCCGTGCTGGGACCCCAGCATCGCGAGGTGGCCTGGGAGCGGCTGGGCACCGAGCAGTTCGACGTCGTCGTCATCGGGGGCGGAGTGGTGGGCTCCGGCTGCGCGCTGGACGCCGCCACCCGAGGGCTCAAGGTAGCGCTGGTGGAGGCGCGCGATTTCGCGTCGGGCACGTCGAGCCGCTCGTCGAAGATGTTCCACGGCGGGCTGCGCTACCTCGAACAGCTGGAATTCGGGCTGGTGCGCGAGGCGCTCTACGAGCGCGAGCTCTCGCTGACCACCCTGGCGCCGCATCTGGTCAAGCCGATGCCGTTCTTGTTCCCGCTGACCAACCGCGTGTGGGAACGGCCCTACGTCGCGGCGGGCATCTTCCTCTACGACCGGATGGGTGGTGCGAAATCCGTTCCCGCGCAAAAGCATCTGACCCGGGCCGGTGCACTGCGGTTGAGCCCTGGCCTCAAGCGCAGCGCGTTGATCGGCGGCATCCGCTACTACGACACCGTCGTCGACGACGCCCGGCACACCATGACCGTCGCACGCACCGCCGCCCACTACGGCGCCGTGGTGCGAACCTCCTCTCAGGTGGTCGCCTTGCTGCGCGAGGGCGATCGGGTGACCGGCGTGCGGGTCCGCGACTCCGAGGACGGCGCCGTCACGGAAGTCCGCGGCCACGTCGTGGTCAACGCGACCGGGGTATGGACCGACGAGATCCAGGCGTTGTCCAAGCAGCGCGGGCGGTTTCAGGTGCGCGCCTCCAAGGGCGTGCACGTGGTGGTGCCGCGCGACCGCATCGTCAGCGACGTCGCCATCATCCTGCGCACCGAGAAATCGGTGATGTTCGTCATCCCGTGGGGCAGCCACTGGATCATCGGCACTACCGACACCGACTGGGATCTGGACCTGGCCCACCCCGCGGCCACCAAGGCCGACATCGACTACATCCTGCAGACCGTCAACACCGTGCTGGCCATCCCGCTGACCCATGCCGACATCGACGGGGTGTACGCCGGGCTGCGGCCGCTGCTGGCCGGCGAGAGCGAGGAGACCTCCAAGCTGTCCCGGGAGCACGCCGTGGCGGTGCCCGCCCCGGGCCTGGTGGCGATCGCCGGCGGCAAGTACACCACCTATCGGGTGATGGCCGCCGACGCGATCGACGCCGCGGCGCAGTTCATCCCGGCCCGGGTGGCGCCCTCGATCACCGAAAAGGTCAGCCTGCTGGGCGCCGACGGTTACTTCGCGCTGGTCAATCAGGCGGAACACGTTGCCGCCCTTCAGGGTTTGCATCCGTACCGAGTTCGGCACCTGCTGGACCGCTACGGTTCGCTGATCGGCGACGTGCTGGGCCTGGCGGCCGGAAACGCCGACCTGCTCAGCCCGATCAAGGAGGCGCCGGGCTACCTGAAGGTGGAGGCGCTGTACGCCGTGACGGCGGAGGGGGCGCTGCACCTGGAGGACATCCTGGCCCGCCGGATGCGGATCTCCATCGAGTACTCGCACCGCGGCGTCGACTGCGCCCGCGAGGTGGCCGACGTGGTGGCTCCGGTGCTCGGCTGGTCGGCGGGGGACGTCGAGCGCGAGGTTGCCAACTACTGCGCGCGGGTGGAGGCCGAGATCCTGTCCCAGGCCCAGCCCGACGACGTGTCGGCGGACGAATTGCGGGCGAGCGCCCCGGAGGCGCGCGCCGAGATTCTCGAGCCGGTGCCTTTGAATTGA
- a CDS encoding pseudouridine synthase: protein MRPAPLPVRDGLGPARVRLRGGPVLAELTARFGAPARSKVLAGEVVDAGGAVVDEATVLPAGASVYLYRELPEEVSVPFDIPVLHRDADIVVVDKPHFLATMPRGRHVAQTALVRLRRELGLPELSPAHRLDRLTAGVLVFTARREVRGAYQTLFSRGLVRKTYLARAAVDPALVLPRVVRSRIVKRRGVLQAACEPGAPNAETLVELVSPDGLYRLTPRTGRTHQLRVHMASLGVPIDGDPLYPNVIDVAADDFNTPLRLLAQRLEFDDPVTGARREFVSDRPVP, encoded by the coding sequence GTGAGGCCGGCGCCGCTTCCCGTTCGCGACGGGCTCGGCCCGGCGCGGGTGCGGCTGCGCGGGGGGCCGGTTTTGGCCGAGCTGACCGCCCGGTTCGGCGCGCCGGCGCGGTCGAAGGTGCTGGCCGGGGAGGTGGTGGACGCCGGCGGCGCGGTGGTCGACGAGGCCACGGTGCTGCCGGCCGGTGCCAGCGTCTACCTCTATCGCGAACTGCCGGAAGAGGTTTCCGTCCCTTTTGACATCCCGGTGCTTCACCGCGACGCGGACATCGTGGTGGTCGACAAGCCGCACTTCCTGGCCACCATGCCCCGGGGCCGGCACGTGGCGCAGACGGCGCTGGTGCGGCTGCGCCGGGAACTTGGGCTGCCGGAGCTGAGCCCGGCTCATCGGCTCGACCGGCTGACCGCCGGGGTGCTGGTCTTCACGGCCCGCCGCGAGGTGCGCGGCGCATACCAGACGCTGTTCTCGCGGGGCTTGGTGCGCAAGACATATCTGGCGCGCGCCGCCGTCGATCCGGCCCTGGTGTTGCCGCGCGTGGTGCGCAGCCGGATCGTCAAGCGGCGCGGCGTTTTGCAGGCCGCCTGCGAACCGGGAGCGCCGAACGCGGAGACGCTGGTGGAACTTGTTTCCCCGGACGGGCTGTACCGGCTGACCCCGCGCACCGGACGCACCCACCAGCTGCGCGTGCACATGGCCTCGCTTGGGGTGCCCATCGACGGTGATCCGTTGTACCCCAACGTCATCGACGTGGCTGCCGACGACTTCAACACGCCGCTGCGGTTGCTGGCGCAGCGCCTCGAGTTCGACGACCCCGTGACGGGCGCCCGCCGCGAATTCGTCAGCGACAGGCCGGTGCCCTAG